CGAGCACATCCAGCTCCCCGTGCCAGAAGCCGCGCATGGCCTCTTCAAGCCCTTTTTCGCTCATGCGGCCGTGGGCCATACCCACCTTGGCATCCGGGACCAGGCCGCGCACGTACTCGGCCACCCGTTCCAGCCCGTTGACCCGGTTGTACACCCAGTAGACTTGGCCGCCCCGGTCCAGCTCCCGGCGCAGGACCGCCGCGAGTTCCAGGTTCTCGCGCTCCATGATGCCCGTTTCCACGGGCTTGCGATCCACGGGCGGGGTCTCGATGACGGACAGTCCTCGGATGCCGGACAGGGAAAGTTGCAGAGTCCGGGGGATGGGTGTGGCCGTTAAGGTCAAGACGTCGATATTCTGTCTGAAATGCTTGAGCTTTTCTTTGTGCTTGACCCCAAAGCGCTGTTCCTCATCCAAAATGAGCAGGCCGAGATTGGGCAACGCCACGTCCTTGGACAGAATGCGGTGCGTACCGATGAGGATGTCGATTTCGCCCCGGCTCGCGGCTTCGAGCACGGTCTTCTGCCGCTTGGCGGAGACGAACCGGCTGAGCAGGCCCACGCGCACCGGGAACCCCTCCATGCGCTTGGTGAATGTCTGGTAATGCTGTTCGGCCAGGACCGTGGTCGGGCACAGCAGGGCCGTCTGGCGGCCTTCGAGCGCCGCGCGGAAAGCGGCGCGCAAGGCCACCTCGGTCTTGCCGAAGCCGACGTCGCCGCAGACAAGCCGGTCCATGGGTTCGGGCTTCTCCATGTCCCGGAACACGTCGTTCACGGCCTTCTCCTGATCCGGGGTCTCCTCGAAACCGAAGGTCGCCTCAAACTCGGCGTACATCTCGTCCAGCGGGCCGTAGCCGAACCCCTTGGCCACCCGGCGGAAGGCGTACATCTCCACCAATTCGTGGGCGATCTTCTCGATGGCTTTGCGGACCTTGGCCGTGGTCTTGGCCCAACGTGCGCCGCCGAGCTTATCCAACGACGGCTGCCGGGCCCCCTCGGGGCCCTTGAAGCGCTGGACGAGATTGAGCCGGTCCACGGGCAGGTACAACTTATCCTCGCCAGAAAAATACAGAAGCAAGTAGTCGTTGGCCCCTTCGCCGATGGACATATGGTGCAGGCCGCCGAACTGGGACAGCCCGTAGTCCCGGTGGACCAGCAGGTCGCCCTCGGACAGGTCGTCGTACCGGTCAAGCCCTTTGAAGGCCTTGTCGCGCCGCTCGTGCGCCCGGGCGGCCTGAGGTTGGAGAACCTCCTCGCCAAGGATGCGCGTACGGTTCCAGCCAATGTCCATGCCCTTGCGCAACGGTGAGACCAAAGCGTAGAGCCCGGGCCTGTCCGGCGCATATTCCAGGGTGATGGGCAGACTCTCCTGCTCGGCCAGATTCAGGAACTTGGCCCGCGAACGCCGGGTGCGGAAGCTCAGGATGGTGGTTTCGCCAGCGCCCTGCCATTCTTTGATCCCGGCCATGAGGGCCGCCCACGGTCGCCGCGAGGCCTCGGGACGCCAGAAGATGTCCGTAAAATCGCTATACGGGGTCTCGGGCAGGTCGATGCCGATCTTCTCCCGGCCAATGGTCAGCTCTTCGAAAACCAATTGGCGGGCGGAACTCCACGCCTTGCGGGCCACGTCGTGGGAACGGACGACAAACCGCCTGGGCAGGCTGATTCCCTTGTCGCGTTCCTCGTCCTTCAAGAAGTCGCGCCACGCCTGTTCGCGGTCTTCGAGCCGCGCACGCAGACTTCCCCCGGAAGAAAGCAGCCAGGCCGCGTTCTTGGGCAGAAAGGCTTCAAGGCCCACGGGATCGTCATAGTACAGGCCGGGCCAGATGAACCCGTCATCGGCGTCGAGGCGCTCGGACAACGCCTGTTCCTGGGCGGCGGAGATTTCGCCGGTCTT
The sequence above is drawn from the Desulfovibrio sp. Huiquan2017 genome and encodes:
- the mfd gene encoding transcription-repair coupling factor; the protein is MPAIYPKDIADFMQGTVDTVRVFKSGPGSQALLAGSLLAGGSNVVLVVPGVTEFREMQALLTLLSRGSGGGIEQPAWEREWAFLPPYHSRNPESSGWSERWAALYGLVYRDGPRGVLMTADNLLPHWPDETVLRENWAALAKGEEMSPDILLEQLVSWGYVRRKLVAEPGDMAMRGDILDIHAPGYELPLRLEFFGDILEEIRLFDPASQRSKADLAEAVLLPVAPCITTGDRGFRARDQWEKLRKTGEISAAQEQALSERLDADDGFIWPGLYYDDPVGLEAFLPKNAAWLLSSGGSLRARLEDREQAWRDFLKDEERDKGISLPRRFVVRSHDVARKAWSSARQLVFEELTIGREKIGIDLPETPYSDFTDIFWRPEASRRPWAALMAGIKEWQGAGETTILSFRTRRSRAKFLNLAEQESLPITLEYAPDRPGLYALVSPLRKGMDIGWNRTRILGEEVLQPQAARAHERRDKAFKGLDRYDDLSEGDLLVHRDYGLSQFGGLHHMSIGEGANDYLLLYFSGEDKLYLPVDRLNLVQRFKGPEGARQPSLDKLGGARWAKTTAKVRKAIEKIAHELVEMYAFRRVAKGFGYGPLDEMYAEFEATFGFEETPDQEKAVNDVFRDMEKPEPMDRLVCGDVGFGKTEVALRAAFRAALEGRQTALLCPTTVLAEQHYQTFTKRMEGFPVRVGLLSRFVSAKRQKTVLEAASRGEIDILIGTHRILSKDVALPNLGLLILDEEQRFGVKHKEKLKHFRQNIDVLTLTATPIPRTLQLSLSGIRGLSVIETPPVDRKPVETGIMERENLELAAVLRRELDRGGQVYWVYNRVNGLERVAEYVRGLVPDAKVGMAHGRMSEKGLEEAMRGFWHGELDVLVCTSIVESGLDFPNANTLIVDQAQLFGLGQLYQLRGRVGRSERQAYAYFVVPSIKDISEIVRKRLRIILDMDYLGAGFKVAMEDLRLRGAGNILGEAQSGQIAKVGLELFLEMLEEEVARLRGEEHAGALDTELNFVFEAHIPGGYIPDSRERLRYYRGLSSAASDMELREYEAEIRDRFGPLPEALDAFFGVLRIKRTLSRMQAARAELYPSRMVITWKDNAMAVTPEQLIRWVGGRGETAKLIPPAKLEIRYEDAHSMREALESTAADLESMFDAENAPPTGR